The following proteins are encoded in a genomic region of Debaryomyces hansenii CBS767 chromosome G complete sequence:
- a CDS encoding DEHA2G22418p (similar to uniprot|Q07534 Saccharomyces cerevisiae YDL119C Hypothetical ORF) has translation MVSDVSEPSDTTPEVVVQQQPQPKTLTHLISGASAGLISAISLQPFDLLKTRLQQQQRSNIKYRTTISKELKKLTHIRDLWRGALPSTLRTSVGAGLYFTILSSARNGISDYKRSSDSVSDTSILPKLSPFENLATGFIVRAVVGIITMPITIVKTRYESNIYNYNSMYEGFENIYLDGNQKGQGSLKNFFKGSFATLARDCPYAGMYVLFYELFKNDILTKVVPPIDETENGPITRSTIINTSAAILAASVSTTITAPFDAIKTRLQLSSIVASKKMTLWSATKDLMREDGGVKNLFRGLSLRFGRKGLSSGISWCIYEELIKSNFAQVIITKSDKKLV, from the coding sequence ATGGTTTCCGATGTTTCCGAACCATCAGATACCACACCAGAAGTGGTTGTTCAGCAACAGCCACAACCAAAAACTTTGACACATTTGATATCGGGAGCATCTGCTGGATTGATATCTGCCATTTCGTTACAACCATTTGATTTGTTAAAGACGAGACTACAACAGCAACAGAGGTCTAATATAAAGTATAGGACAACGATATctaaagaattgaaaaaattgaccCATATTAGGGACTTGTGGAGGGGTGCATTGCCTTCTACCTTGAGGACATCAGTTGGAGCAGGTCTTTACTTTACCATATTATCATCCGCTAGAAATGGAATATCAGACTATAAGAGAAGTTCGGATAGTGTATCAGATACAAGTATATTGCCCAAATTGTCGCCATTCGAAAATTTGGCTACTGGGTTTATTGTTAGAGCAGTAGTAGGTATTATTACTATGCCGATAACAATAGTTAAGACAAGATACGAATCCAACATATACAACTATAATTCTATGTACGAGggttttgaaaatatttatctagATGGTAACCAAAAAGGCCAAGGCtcgttgaaaaatttctttaaagGATCATTCGCTACCTTAGCCAGGGATTGTCCGTATGCTGGTATGTATGTTTTATTCTACGAATTGtttaaaaatgatatcTTGACGAAGGTAGTGCCTCCGATTGATGAAACCGAAAATGGTCCGATTACAAGGTCAACTATTATAAATACCAGTGCTGCGATATTGGCAGCTTCTGTATCTACTACCATTACCGCTCCGTTTGATGCCATAAAAACAAGACTTCAATTATCTTCTATAGTGGCTTCTAAAAAGATGACATTGTGGTCTGCTACTAAAGATTTAATGAGAGAGGACGGTGGTGTCAAGAACCTATTTAGAGGCTTGTCGTTaagatttggaagaaaGGGTTTATCTTCCGGTATAAGTTGGTGCatttatgaagaattgattaaatctAACTTTGCCCAGGTAATTATAACCAAATCTGACAAAAAGCTTGTATAA
- a CDS encoding DEHA2G22440p (weakly similar to uniprot|P18898 Saccharomyces cerevisiae YGL155W CDC43 Beta subunit of geranylgeranyltransferase type I catalyzes geranylgeranylation to the cysteine residue in proteins containing a C-terminal CaaX sequence ending in Leu or Phe) encodes MNIIEDGGKNPLLIEKHEKYFRLCMQSLPSKAQSEDSNRLSLIYFCLHGLGILGKLNLTDDEKKAYATHVYAHQIIDPSGQFESFRSSQTFQLAVEKGNYDLPNLSATFFALINLLALESDYSAKLDRHKIMNFVSKCQVTEGPNKGAFKPVLDKDGYPFGEVDLRHCYIAASIRKLCKYDELPVCDRINDFNEQDLASFVLERVNFNGGLSSNKFTESHSGLTFCGIATLRLLEYDFTKNIQWVETTKKWLVHRQIDYSSPVYKGQSYSYWMEEDNGSFNGRENKFGDTCYSWWCSASLKVLDPNGLQLINMEKAIGYLLRKTQSPLLGGFGKDSESFPDPFHSFLGLSCLSLYKSCEKYNYEGEENLQEMDETLVITKKSREFLNSHIQF; translated from the coding sequence ATGAATATCATAGAAGATGGAGGCAAAAATCCTTTGTTAATAGAAAAGCACGAAAAGTATTTTCGCTTGTGTATGCAATCGTTGCCATCAAAGGCACAATCCGAAGATTCAAATCGATTATCgttgatatatttttgtttacaCGGATTGGGTATACTAGGTAAATTGAACTTGACTGACGATGAAAAGAAAGCATATGCGACACATGTATATGCACATCAGATAATAGATCCATCAGGGCAGTTTGAGTCGTTCAGATCAAGCCAAACATTTCAATTGGCTGTTGAAAAAGGGAATTATGACTTACCCAATTTATCGGCTACCTTCTTTGCATTGATCAACTTATTAGCATTGGAATCGGACTATTCGGCGAAGTTAGATAGGcacaaaataatgaattttgTAAGCAAATGTCAGGTTACAGAAGGACCTAATAAAGGAGCATTTAAACCTGTCCTAGATAAGGACGGTTATCCGTTTGGTGAAGTTGACTTGAGGCACTGCTATATTGCGGCCAGTATTAGGAAATTATGTAAATACGATGAATTACCAGTTTGTGATAGGATAAATGACTTCAATGAACAAGACTTAGCTAGTTTTGTCCTAGAGCGGGTTAACTTTAATGGAGGCTTAAGTTCGAACAAATTCACAGAGTCCCATTCGGGTTTGACCTTTTGCGGTATTGCTACTTTACGATTATTGGAGTATGACTTCACCAAGAATATACAGTGGGTTGAAACGACCAAGAAATGGCTAGTTCATAGACAGATAGACTACTCATCTCCAGTGTATAAGGGTCAATCCTATTCTTACTGGATGGAGGAAGATAATGGAAGTTTCAATGGGAGGgaaaataaatttggtGATACTTGTTACTCCTGGTGGTGCTCAGCCAGTTTAAAAGTATTGGATCCAAATGGGCTACAACTAATTAATATGGAAAAGGCGATTGGGTATTTACTACGTAAAACTCAGAGTCCACTATTGGGTGGTTTTGGTAAGGATAGTGAATCATTCCCTGACCCTTTTCATTCATTCCTTGGATTATCTTGTTTATCGTTATATAAATCCTGCGAAAAGTACAACTACGAGGGAGAAGAAAATCTACAAGAGATGGACGAAACATTAGTTATCACGAAAAAGCTGAGAGAATTCCTTAACTCTCATATCCAATTCTAA
- a CDS encoding DEHA2G22462p (no similarity) — MNIKRWDLATSSVINVYFLQYPIQFRILLLVVAALIPSIQVTFSMKLFNTLCIFPVITSVMAYSSSNSSSNGTSNSSSSYSSHSSSVLSSFIQKSGEATSSGDAHFINVNHFGLVGGMLAAVVSSLV; from the coding sequence atgaatataaaaagATGGGATTTGGCAACCAGTAGTGTGATAAATGTCTACTTTCTTCAGTATCCCATTCAGTTTAGAATATTGTTATTGGTAGTAGCTGCATTAATTCCTTCAATTCAAGTCACGTTTTCAATGAAGCTTTTCAATACATTGTGCATATTTCCTGTTATCACGTCAGTAATGGCCTATTCAAGCTCCAACTCATCTTCAAATGGTACTTCAAACTCCCTGTCGCTGTATTCGTCCCATTCATCCTCtgttttatcatcatttataCAGAAGTCAGGAGAGGCTACTTCTAGTGGTGATGCGCATTTTATTAACGTCAATCACTTTGGCTTGGTAGGTGGCATGTTAGCAGCCGTGGTCTCGCTGCTTGTATAG
- a CDS encoding DEHA2G22484p (no similarity) — protein MMSSLCQQVLMGAKNSRLGVAILHTSERMHHADENRLRKSTKTLAGNVLLVVTY, from the coding sequence ATGATGCTGTCATTGTGTCAGCAGGTTCTTATGGGTGCCAAAAACTCACGTTTAGGGGTTGCGATACTACACACGTCTGAAAGAATGCACCACGCGGATGAAAATAGGTTGCGAAAATCTACAAAAACATTAGCAGGAAACGTGCTCTTGGTAGTAACATACTAA
- a CDS encoding DEHA2G22506p (no similarity), translating to MRASTLAVLLTIAASVNAKFAIPDAAKLVARAESSSDSSDSDSSSSDASSSSDESGSSGSSGAGSSGSSGSASESSGSSGSSGSSGSASESSGSSGSSGSSDSSSSDSSSSADSAAVGLSHAAGYGFAAAAVVVGGLLI from the coding sequence ATGAGAGCCTCCACCTTAGCAGTCCTTTTAACTATTGCCGCGTCCGTCAATGCCAAATTCGCTATCCCAGACGCAGCAAAGTTAGTTGCCAGAGCTGAGTCTTCCTCAGACTCCAGTGATTCAGACTCATCTAGCTCTGAtgcttcatcatcatctgaTGAATCTGGATCTTCTGGATCTTCTGGAGCAGGATCTTCAGGATCTTCCGGTTCTGCTTCTGAATCTTCAGGCTCTTCAGGCTCTTCAGGATCTTCCGGTTCTGCTTCTGAATCTTCAGGATCTTCAGGGTCTTCAGGATCATCTGACTCTTCTAGTTCAGATTCCAGTTCTAGTGCTGATAGTGCTGCTGTTGGCTTAAGCCACGCTGCCGGTTACGGTTTcgctgctgctgctgttgtCGTCGGTGGTTTATTAATCTAA
- a CDS encoding DEHA2G22528p (weakly similar to uniprot|P50113 Saccharomyces cerevisiae YGL154C LYS5 Phosphopantetheinyl transferase involved in lysine biosynthesis), whose protein sequence is MATNYKILSEFENFVVASRDIKEHRVLLFTTNTSTTALVDYLNDDFNFEMSLRLLNLKDQLAVRCQKNASSRYKQLINRLFAKLILNYVLYIYDPKDEFQPWKDLEFSYNQFGKPYLTQQDLYHFQFNMSSSNDIIGIVVELNALGPIGIDLSHSRQAISPTNFLEEFKPIFDPAEIEQLLEIKDISYRYIIFNQLWTLKEAFTKFLGSGLNIDLSKFCFFLNKSMVDDSIIATYDNELLISKFEVDWKRDIDLSVCKLSDEKNPFLLQLSSHHFNCYSGVLVESTSNDLPVIVSIINQTYDGEKHTVSNNFNVDFFRVLSDI, encoded by the coding sequence ATGGCTACCAACTATAAAATATTACTGGAGTTTGAAAACTTTGTAGTAGCTTCTAGAGATATTAAAGAGCACCGTGTACTCTTATTCACTACAAATACCAGCACAACAGCGTTGGTGGATTACTTGAACGATGATTTTAACTTTGAAATGAGCTTGAGGCTACTAAATCTAAAAGACCAATTAGCAGTAAGGTGCCAGAAGAATGCTAGCAGCCGATATAAACAGTTGATCAACAGGTTGTTTGccaaattaattttgaattatgtTCTCTATATTTACGATCCAAAAGATGAATTTCAACCGTGGAAAGACTTAGAATTTtcatataatcaatttggCAAACCATACTTGACACAGCAAGACTTGTATCATTTCCAGTTTAATATGAgttcttcaaatgatataatagGTATTGTTGTTGAGTTGAACGCTCTAGGTCCTATTGGAATAGATTTATCTCATTCAAGACAAGCCATATCACCCacaaattttcttgaagaattcaaacCAATATTTGACCCTGCAGAGATCGAACAATTgcttgaaattaaagatatttcatatagatatataatattcaatcAATTGTGGACTCTTAAGGAGGCGTTCACTAAATTTTTGGGGAGCGGATTGAATATTGATCTATCAAAgttttgcttcttcttgaataagTCAATGGTTGATGACAGCATTATTGCTACTTACGATAATGAGTTGCTCATATCTAAGTTTGAAGTTGATTGGAAAAGAGATATAGATTTGAGTGTATGTAAATTATCTGACGAGAAAAATCCATTTCTCCTTCAATTATCATCTCACCATTTCAATTGCTATTCAGGGGTATTAGTTGAGTCTACAAGTAATGATTTGCCAGTAATTGTGTcaattataaatcaaacCTATGATGGTGAAAAACATACGGTTTCGAATAACTTTAATGTTGATTTCTTTAGAGTTCTATCTGATATATAA
- a CDS encoding DEHA2G22550p (similar to uniprot|P37303 Saccharomyces cerevisiae YEL046C GLY1 Threonine aldolase catalyzes the cleavage of L-allo-threonine and L-threonine to glycine) codes for MDFSNYSDLSPAHNEFRSDTFTTPTLSMVASLTKATLGDSVYNEDDSTIQLEKKVADMTGKEAGLFCVSGTLSNQICLRVNLKQPPYSILCDYRAHVYVNEAGGMATLCQAMAQPIKPKNGIYLTLEDDILPNFIPDDGEIHGAPTKLISLENTLHGMLFPIEEIAKISKFCKNNDVKLHLDGARLWNASIATGISLKEYCSYFDSVSLCLSKSLGAPIGTVLIADKNFVKKANHFKKQSGGGIRQSGLLATMAMTAIDENFGKIQRSHDMAKELGKLCEENGIVLEHPVDTNFVFIDFAKNKMSSDVLTKLSKENGIKLYAGRVAFHYQVSSESFEKCKKVVLECYKDSLQNPYIGKSSSSYYQAK; via the coding sequence ATGGATTTCTCTAATTATTCAGACCTCAGTCCAGCACACAATGAGTTCAGAAGTGATACATTTACGACCCCAACATTATCTATGGTTGCATCGCTAACGAAGGCTACTTTAGGAGATTCTGtttataatgaagatgattctACAATTCAATTGGAAAAAAAGGTTGCTGACATGACTGGGAAGGAAGCTGGCCTATTCTGTGTAAGTGGGACGTTATCTAATCAGATCTGTTTACGTGTTAATTTAAAACAGCCACCATATAGTATACTATGCGATTATAGGGCCCATGTATACGTGAATGAAGCAGGGGGGATGGCAACATTATGTCAAGCAATGGCACAACCAATTAAACCTAAGAATGGtatttatttgactttAGAAGACGATATATTGCCAAACTTCATTCCGGACGATGGAGAAATTCATGGGGCTCCAACTAAGCTTATCTCCTTAGAGAATACTTTACATGGTATGCTTTTCCCCATTGAAGAGATTGCtaaaatatccaaattttgcaaaaataACGATGTCAAGCTTCACTTAGATGGTGCCAGATTATGGAATGCATCAATTGCCACAGGGATTTCTTTAAAAGAGTATTGTTCGTATTTTGATTCTGTTTCCTTATGTCTTTCAAAGAGTTTGGGGGCACCTATCGGTACAGTATTAATTGCCgataaaaattttgttaaGAAGGCCAATCACTTCAAGAAGCAAAGTGGTGGAGGAATTAGACAATCGGGTCTCTTGGCTACTATGGCTATGACCGCTATTGACGAAAACTTTGGAAAGATACAAAGGTCCCATGATATGGCTAAAGAATTAGGCAAACTATGTGAAGAAAATGGAATTGTCTTAGAACACCCAGTTGACACTAATTTTGTCTTTATCGACTTTGCTAAAAACAAAATGAGTTCTGACGTTCTAACTAAATTACTGAAAGAAAACGGTATCAAGCTATATGCTGGCAGAGTTGCTTTCCACTACCAGGTATCTCTGGAaagctttgaaaaatgcaaaaaagTAGTACTCGAATGTTATAAAGATTCACTACAAAACCCTTACATTGGTAAGTCATCTTCCTCGTATTACCAAGCCAAGTAA
- a CDS encoding DEHA2G22572p (similar to uniprot|P47771 Saccharomyces cerevisiae YMR170C ALD2 Cytosolic aldehyde dehydrogenase that uses NAD as the preferred coenzyme) produces the protein MSLPLEYNVTLPDGNKFSQPSGLFINNEFVKSKSGKTIESINPSTGEVNGSVYAADEEDVDSAVKHARNAFHAVWRKTTGVARGDLLNKFAQVLQEQRDLIGAIEAWDSGKTKEQNAVYDIDECINCFKYFAGWADKIQGKVIQNDPKKLAYTVHEPFGVCAQIIPWNYPLAMAAWKLAPALAAGNVVVLKSSEVTPLSILYLAKIFRDVGFPPGVVNILSGYGATCGKALASHLDVDKIAFTGSTATGKLIQQMASSNLKAVTLECGGKSPLIVRKDADLEQAVKWAAIGIMSNQGQICTSTSRVYVHESVYDTFLTMYAKHIKEEYVQGDMFEKNAIVGPQVSKQQFDKILSYIDIGKKEGARVILGGEKNSDGNMSKGFFVKPTIFADVKPDMRIVNEEIFGPVVTCGKFASDEEAIKYANQTQYGLGAAIFTSDITKAHSMASDIQAGMVWINSSNDSDCHVPFGGVKMSGVGRELGEYGLSMYTQAKAIYVNLGTHL, from the coding sequence atgTCATTACCACTCGAATACAATGTTACATTACCAGACGGTAATAAATTTAGTCAACCATCGGGGTTATTCATTAACAATGAATTTGTAAAGAGCAAATCAGGCAAGACTATTGAATCGATAAACCCTTCAACAGGTGAAGTCAATGGATCGGTTTATGCAGCAGATGAGGAGGACGTTGATTCAGCAGTTAAGCATGCTAGAAATGCGTTCCATGCTGTCTGGAGAAAGACTACGGGTGTTGCGAGAGGTGACTTACTTAACAAGTTTGCTCAGGTCTTGCAAGAACAAAGAGACCTAATTGGTGCCATTGAGGCTTGGGATTCGGGAAAGACCAAAGAACAGAATGCCGTgtatgatattgatgaatgcattaattgttttaaatattttgccGGATGGGCTGACAAAATTCAAGGAAAAGTGATCCAGAATGATCCAAAAAAGTTGGCGTACACAGTTCATGAGCCATTTGGTGTATGTGCACAAATTATTCCTTGGAATTATCCTTTGGCTATGGCTGCATGGAAATTGGCTCCGGCGTTGGCTGCCGGTAACGTTGTGGTTTTGAAATCATCCGAAGTGACTCCTTTGTCGATTTTGTATTTGGCAAAGATTTTCAGAGATGTAGGCTTTCCACCAGGTGTtgtgaatattttatccGGATACGGTGCAACATGCGGAAAAGCTTTGGCTTCTCATTTAGATGTTGATAAAATAGCCTTCACGGGTTCAACTGCTACCGGAAAGTTGATACAACAAATGGCTTCTTCCAATTTGAAAGCTGTAACCTTAGAATGCGGGGGAAAGTCTCCATTGATTGTGAGAAAAGATGCAGATTTGGAACAAGCTGTCAAATGGGCAGCTATCGGTATCATGAGCAACCAAGGTCAAATTTGTACGTCAACTTCTAGAGTTTATGTTCATGAATCCGTTTATGATACTTTCTTAACAATGTACGCTAAGCATATAAAAGAGGAATATGTACAAGGCGATATGTTTGAAAAGAACGCAATTGTAGGTCCACAGGTCTCCAAACAacaatttgataaaatcttATCTTACATTGATATCGGTAAGAAAGAAGGTGCCAGAGTTATTTTAGGCGGTGAAAAAAATTCCGACGGAAATATGTCGAAAGGATTCTTTGTTAAACCCACCATATTTGCCGATGTAAAGCCAGACATGCGAATTgttaatgaagaaatatttgggCCGGTTGTCACTTGTGGAAAATTTGCGTCTGACGAAGAAGCTATAAAATACGCTAATCAAACGCAATACGGATTAGGTGCAGCGATATTCACCTCAGATATAACCAAGGCTCATAGCATGGCAAGCGATATTCAAGCTGGTATGGTTTGGATAAACTCTTCCAATGATTCAGATTGCCATGTTCCTTTTGGTGGGGTGAAAATGAGTGGGGTTGGTAGAGAATTAGGTGAATACGGTTTATCTATGTATACCCAAGCTAAAGCAATCTACGTTAACTTGGGTACacatttataa
- a CDS encoding DEHA2G22594p (weakly similar to uniprot|A3M012 Pichia stipitis Predicted protein (Fragment)), translated as MTSHLNPVVTVSPIKYPILSLEPQEQYRNSYFGGLCNKTTKQSKDSILKKLPSNLVSEVFQHVDQFDLVNLSLTCMEFYSIAVERLYKRVTIILNAEYPVRYNKNSQLFIEENGIKYMDSALIVSIEKLLTFIRVLHMNPYLIQKVKFFVFDKCYSGNLLKQGQDLSLIQSEIIEFFGKNSYEMNFLHITFVDFVTGIEKLTKFLGHENIRNKIFKLFVTSCKDLYMPIVPQGLTNLFLMLDEIELMSIDKFNLLNTPYDVFNSLFTLTCSTNNQFGLEILRKISLVNNDDEDSKLKLKGLTVFHCHNESITSDENDIFNSISNNHKHDLEYQNYVKDMEKSLQFKVISDKIDLTYLTHLYLKIDCIERRNYNCNCFSKFFKDLAAYSVSRRGLPNLISFELELFPNLEWLRPHQILENILTPLGGFVKTLSNLSRLTIDFSTPGFKMFDSSMGMSSLVLNKLNERLMEAFFLCFFTSNHSRIISNLKTLQLPDFLTSFIYYKPAFYESLLHTCQCWGCSLVLDKLSDLFFPLNEDEEIQEMNDEATFYILIGFILGKLQADREVCIPIKQTTFNYKNYPIYKGQPHTLHNHFHRGEANCRCNVKEDLNGESKLNIDNLVTTYIVHQLKPILQYLSMIFFKLDNLMIHGIYYEFNHKARRLKPIFDDEEYPPEFLQEKSKEIQSGITPDLPFGYFKKG; from the coding sequence ATGACAAGCCATTTAAATCCAGTAGTAACGGTATCTCCGATTAAGTATCCTATATTGTCGTTAGAACCGCAAGAACAATATCGAAATTCATACTTTGGTGGGTTATGCAATAAGACGACTAAGCAATCAAAagattcaatattgaaaaagttgcCGTCAAATTTGGTATCAGAAGTATTCCAGCATGTTGACCAGTTCGATTTGGTTAACCTACTGCTAACATGTATGGAGTTTTACAGTATTGCTGTTGAAAGGTTATACAAAAGGGTAACAATCATTTTGAATGCCGAATACCCTGTCAGGTACAACAAAAATTCACAATTATTCATAGAGGAAAACGGAATAAAGTATATGGACTCTGCATTGATCGTATccattgaaaaattgctaACGTTCATAAGAGTGCTTCATATGAACCCCTACCTCATTCAGAAAGTCAAATTCTTCGTTTTCGATAAATGCTACTCTGGcaatttattgaaacaGGGACAAGACTTAAGTCTTATACAATCGGagataattgaattttttggaaAGAATTCGTATGAAATGAACTTCTTACATATTACTTTCGTGGATTTCGTTACAGGCATAGAGAAATTGACTAAATTCTTAGGTCATGAAAACATCAGAaataaaatcttcaaattgttCGTGACAAGTTGTAAGGACTTATATATGCCGATAGTACCGCAAGGATTAACAAATTTGTTTCTTATGTTAGATGAGATTGAATTAATGTCTATTGACAAATTTAATCTATTAAATACTCCTTATGAtgttttcaattccttATTCACATTAACCTGCAGTACGAATAATCAATTTGGTTTAGAGATATTAAGAAAAATCAGTTTAGTCAAcaatgatgacgaagattCGAAATTAAAGTTGAAGGGATTAACTGTTTTTCATTGCCATAACGAAAGTATAACGTCAGATGAAAATGACATATTTAACTCGATTAGTAATAATCATAAGCATGATTTAGAATACCAAAATTACGTTAAAGATATGGAAAAGAGCCTACAGTTTAAGGTAATATCGGATAAGATTGATTTGACCTATTTAACCCACTTGTACCTAAAGATAGACTGCATCGAACGTAGGAATTATAATTGTAATTGCTTTTCGAAGTTCTTCAAAGATTTGGCAGCTTATCTGGTTTCAAGAAGGGGATTACCAAACTTGATTAGCTTTGAATTAGAGTTGTTTCCAAATCTAGAATGGCTAAGACCTCATCAAATCTTAGAGAATATCTTGACACCATTAGGGGGGTTTGTTAAGACTTTGAGTAATTTATCTAGATTGACCATAGACTTTTCTACCCCTGGATTTAAAATGTTTGACAGTAGTATGGGTATGTCAAGTTTGGTATTAAATAAACTAAATGAAAGATTAATGGAAGCATTTTTCCTTTGTTTTTTTACGTCCAACCACCTGAGAataatttctaatttgaaaactttaCAATTACCTGACTTCTTAACATCTTTTATTTACTATAAACCGGCATTTTATGAATCATTGTTGCATACATGTCAATGTTGGGGCTGTTCATTAGTGTTGGATAAATTAAGTGATTTATTTTTCCCgttgaatgaagatgaggaaattcaagaaatgaACGATGAAGCTACTTTCTATATTTTGATTGGCTTCATTTTAGGTAAACTCCAAGCTGACAGAGAAGTGTGTATTCCTATAAAACAGACAACGtttaattataaaaattatCCGATTTATAAAGGTCAACCACATACATTACATAACCACTTCCATCGCGGAGAAGCCAATTGCAGATGTAATGTAAAGGAAGATCTCAATGGAGAAAGTAAGTTGAATATTGACAATTTAGTGACAACATATATTGTTCATCAATTAAAGCCGATCTTGCAATATTTATCTatgatattctttaaattggataatttaatgattcatGGAATCTATTATGAATTCAACCATAAGGCACGTAGGTTAAAACcaatatttgatgatgaagaatatcCTCCTGAGTTCTTGCAAGAGAAGTCAAAAGAGATTCAAAGTGGGATAACACCAGATTTACCGTTCGGATATTTCAAGAAGGGATGA
- a CDS encoding DEHA2G22616p (no similarity), with product MNLKSIRGSSLQFLLHDSVINGCPSIPTTLHQFFTRLIPDSHLDISQDLISRAYDEKFYRHLKQQYFQSRKKKIQETPLFTPYLTNGRFKDLVVDLYSPFVPQIANHRLFSSNSNSLFNYLVKYYKHCALQGFQQEGLKEIYKLIHNYSGHASIGLLVDANWLNFNIDMADIQNIYLFDLKKPESLNLSHFQDYRSFENIYSLDYQFKMNSILINEFSNILSKNGAGKNIKYIITSENCRNLQFLGYKRIQISKDKSNVDDLLARYVMSLNNFEIQLSTLLDIYQSILLKDVIVVNNLEELSLLLKVLTSMIKAD from the coding sequence ATGAACTTAAAAAGTATTAGGGGGTCAAGTTTACAGTTTCTCCTCCATGATTCAGTAATAAATGGATGCCCTTCAATACCTACAACGTTACACCAATTTTTTACTAGGTTGATACCCGATTCACACCTTGATATCAGCCAGGATTTGATTAGCAGAGCTTACGATGAGAAATTTTATCGTCATCTAAAACAACAATACTTTCAATctagaaagaagaagatacaGGAAACACCTTTGTTCACTCCATATTTAACGAATGGTCGCTTTAAGGATTTAGTTGTGGACTTATATTCACCCTTCGTACCGCAGATAGCAAATCACCGCTTGTTCAGTAGTAATTCTAATAGCCTCTTCAATTATTTGGTGAAGTATTACAAACATTGTGCGCTACAAGGATTTCAACAAGAGGGATTGAAGGAAATATACAAGTTGATTCATAATTATTCGGGCCATGCTTCAATTGGGCTACTCGTGGATGCAAACTGGTTGAACTTTAATATAGACATGGCAGACATTCAGAATATCTATctttttgatttgaaaaagcCCGAGTCGCTTAATTTGTCACATTTTCAGGACTATAGATCgtttgaaaatatctatAGTCTAGATTATCAGTTCAAGATGAATAGTATATTGATAAACGagttttctaatattttatctaaaaaTGGAGCGGGCAAGAATATCAAGTATATTATAACAAGTGAGAATTGCCGAAACTTGCAGTTCTTGGGATATAAGCGTATACAGATTTCAAAAGACAAATCTAACGTTGATGATTTGTTAGCAAGATACGTTATGAgcttaaataattttgaaattcagCTAAGTACTTTATTagatatttatcaaagtaTATTGCTCAAAGATGTTATTGTGgtgaataatttggaagagttatctttattattgaaggtATTGACATCGATGATAAAAGCAGATTAG